The following coding sequences are from one Lasioglossum baleicum chromosome 18, iyLasBale1, whole genome shotgun sequence window:
- the LOC143217905 gene encoding uncharacterized protein LOC143217905 isoform X3: protein MFLWILSGLNFFVVTVLCLNTGSADNNSGWSFVPNTQYHIQTDEGPERHFRYQTLNGQYRKEKRLVDGTVIGTEGWLDPLGYLRLKDYVADSNGFRILRSKMVYVGKGRPINDAVAETKRVPPQTGILVDPPRPPNPYRHWKPTSVAPLVENDISSGYYDSTTIRPRVFSTNNAYYNTNRAGYSQHPDSRYNLIQRSDNGDNARYSNLKNNFQVSAPVSRGGVARYPLYDGTHTTANGFQYYLKRQYHEEEQEPTGSNVGSFGYVDPFGIRRVIYYKTDPHTGGFVHQKNNKFVGLSGTPYDPSPPRPPRGTQKYKQQ from the exons ATGTTTCTGTGGATACTAAGTGGCCTGAACTTTTTTGTG GTAACAGTACTATGCCTGAATACGGGGAGTGCGGATAATAATAGCGGCTGGAGCTTCGTCCCAAACACACAGTACCATATCCAGACTGACGAAGGTCCGGAAAGACATTTTCGTTATCAAACGTTAAATGGACAATACAGGAAAGAAAAGAGGTTAGTGGATGGTACAGTGATTGGCACAGAAGGCTGGTTGGATCCTCTGGGGTACCTGCGTCTCAAAGACTATGTAGCTGATAGCAATGGATTTCGCATCCTCAG GTCGAAAATGGTGTACGTGGGGAAAGGTCGACCAATTAACGACGCTGTGGCCGAAACGAAGAGAGTGCCACCCCAAACTGGGATTCTCGTGGACCCCCCACGACCTCCTAACCCCTACAG ACATTGGAAACCGACCAGCGTTGCGCCgttagtcgaaaatgacataagCTCGGGATATTACGACAGCACCACCATCAGACCTCGAGTGTTTTCGACTAACAATGCCTATTACAATACAAATCGAGCAGGCTATTCCCAGCATCCTGACAGCCGTTACAACCTCATTCAACGTTCTGACAATGGCGACAATGCTCGCTACAGCAACCTGAAAAATAATTTCCAAGTGTCTGCGCCAGTGTCTCGAGGCGGTGTTGCCAGGTATCCTCTTTACGACGGGACGCACACCACTGCCAATGGATTCCAGTATTACCTAAAACGACAGTATCATGAGGAGGAACAGGAGCCAACAGGCTCCAACGTTGGATCGTTCGGTTACGTCGATCCGTTTGGCATCAGGAgagtaatttattataaaacggACCCACACACTGGTGGCTTTGTTCATCAGAAAAACAACAAGTTCGTGGGCCTTTCTGGAACACCATACGACCCGTCGCCCCCAAGACCCCCACGGGGTACCCAGAAATACAAACAGCAATAA
- the Cpr49ah gene encoding cuticular protein 49Ah, which produces MKCIVLALVLGLAVAQDSNYHARNNYHDNDRQQAPPIEERKPHSTTPVPILHWNKQQEHDGTYKTSYETGNSIIAEESGYIKKVGEGEEQGEALVQQGSYSYTSPEGKLITIHYTADETGFHATGDHIPTPPPVSEEIQKGLDLIYAGIRRQEEQDAREAAQKLQQPLNQQVDRRDNYERKFRK; this is translated from the exons ATGAAGTGTATC GTGTTAGCTTTGGTTTTGGGTCTGGCAGTAGCTCAAGACTCGAACTATCATGCTCGCAATAATTACCACGATAACGACAGACAACAAGCTCCTCCGATAGAAGAAAGAAAACCCCATAGTACCACTCCCGTTCCTATACTACACTGGAACAAACAGCAGGAGCATGATGGAACTTACAAAACGAg TTATGAAACGGGAAACAGCATCATCGCGGAGGAGAGCGGTTACATCAAGAAGGTAGGCGAGGGCGAGGAACAAGGAGAGGCTTTGGTCCAACAAGGAAGCTACTCGTACACGAGTCCCGAGGGGAAGCTGATCACTATTCACTACACAGCTGACGAGACTGGCTTTCACGCGACCGGCGATCATATTCCCACGCCGCCGCCAGTCAGCGAAGAGATTCAGAAAGGCCTCGACCTCATCTACGCAGGCATTCGTCGGCAAGAG GAACAAGATGCGCGAGAAGCAGCACAAAAGTTGCAACAGCCGCTGAATCAACAAGTAGATCGACGAGACAATTACGAACGAAAGTTCCGGAAATGA
- the Mrps11 gene encoding mitochondrial ribosomal protein S11, which produces MISSLRSAACSLTRTKISSVDSMSRILYPSLTNTRCMHLTSVKLKEIRMVNMKVRVKDTNKLSQLEGESSSIAIDFSGNTMFPDETTPEKEFSGMLYKHLPIINVKATPNNTIMTITDHTGLVLGIHTAGIEGFRNARKGTNIAGQQTANTFGLRIVEKGIKTVRLRIQGIGPGRAAAIKGFELAGVEIVSITDDTRVSWCPPRPRKPRRI; this is translated from the exons ATGATTTCATCTTTGAGGTCAGCAGCATGTTCTCTTACGAGAACGAAGATTTCTTCTGTTGACAGTATGTCGAGAATACTGTACCCAAGCTTGACTAATACAAGATGTATGCATTTAACCTCTGTTAAGTTGAAAGAAATTCGAATGGTTAATATGAAAGTTCGAGTGAAAGACACGAATAAACTTAGTCAATTAGAAGGAGAGAGTTCCTCCATTGCTATAGACTTTTC TGGTAATACAATGTTCCCGGATGAAACTACACCAGAAAAGGAATTTAGTGGGATGTTATATAAACACTTACCAATTATTAATGTAAAAGCAACACCCAATAATACAATAATGACTATTACTGATCATACGG GCTTAGTATTAGGAATACATACAGCTGGTATTGAAGGCTTTAGAAATGCTCGGAAGGGTACTAATATCGCAGGGCAACAGACAGCCAATACGTTTGGACTT CGTATTGTTGAGAAAGGTATAAAAACTGTTCGACTAAGGATACAAGGTATCGGTCCAGGCAGAGCA GCAGCCATAAAAGGTTTCGAGTTAGCAGGAGTGGAGATTGTTTCTATCACAGATGACACTAGAGTATCATGGTGTCCTCCAAGGCCAAGGAAACCAAGAAGAATATAA
- the LOC143217905 gene encoding uncharacterized protein LOC143217905 isoform X2, protein MVDDTLKTQSAHSRTQFPRRSVCVRLAGTRAAFIHTVVTVLCLNTGSADNNSGWSFVPNTQYHIQTDEGPERHFRYQTLNGQYRKEKRLVDGTVIGTEGWLDPLGYLRLKDYVADSNGFRILRSKMVYVGKGRPINDAVAETKRVPPQTGILVDPPRPPNPYRHWKPTSVAPLVENDISSGYYDSTTIRPRVFSTNNAYYNTNRAGYSQHPDSRYNLIQRSDNGDNARYSNLKNNFQVSAPVSRGGVARYPLYDGTHTTANGFQYYLKRQYHEEEQEPTGSNVGSFGYVDPFGIRRVIYYKTDPHTGGFVHQKNNKFVGLSGTPYDPSPPRPPRGTQKYKQQ, encoded by the exons ATGGTTGACGATACTCTGAAAACACAAAGCGCCCATTCGAGGACTCAGTTCCCGCGCCGCAGTGTTTGTGTTCGCCTCGCCGGCACTCGAGCTGCTTTCATCCACACAGTG GTAACAGTACTATGCCTGAATACGGGGAGTGCGGATAATAATAGCGGCTGGAGCTTCGTCCCAAACACACAGTACCATATCCAGACTGACGAAGGTCCGGAAAGACATTTTCGTTATCAAACGTTAAATGGACAATACAGGAAAGAAAAGAGGTTAGTGGATGGTACAGTGATTGGCACAGAAGGCTGGTTGGATCCTCTGGGGTACCTGCGTCTCAAAGACTATGTAGCTGATAGCAATGGATTTCGCATCCTCAG GTCGAAAATGGTGTACGTGGGGAAAGGTCGACCAATTAACGACGCTGTGGCCGAAACGAAGAGAGTGCCACCCCAAACTGGGATTCTCGTGGACCCCCCACGACCTCCTAACCCCTACAG ACATTGGAAACCGACCAGCGTTGCGCCgttagtcgaaaatgacataagCTCGGGATATTACGACAGCACCACCATCAGACCTCGAGTGTTTTCGACTAACAATGCCTATTACAATACAAATCGAGCAGGCTATTCCCAGCATCCTGACAGCCGTTACAACCTCATTCAACGTTCTGACAATGGCGACAATGCTCGCTACAGCAACCTGAAAAATAATTTCCAAGTGTCTGCGCCAGTGTCTCGAGGCGGTGTTGCCAGGTATCCTCTTTACGACGGGACGCACACCACTGCCAATGGATTCCAGTATTACCTAAAACGACAGTATCATGAGGAGGAACAGGAGCCAACAGGCTCCAACGTTGGATCGTTCGGTTACGTCGATCCGTTTGGCATCAGGAgagtaatttattataaaacggACCCACACACTGGTGGCTTTGTTCATCAGAAAAACAACAAGTTCGTGGGCCTTTCTGGAACACCATACGACCCGTCGCCCCCAAGACCCCCACGGGGTACCCAGAAATACAAACAGCAATAA
- the LOC143217905 gene encoding uncharacterized protein LOC143217905 isoform X1, with product MRLAPLALSFAVTVLCLNTGSADNNSGWSFVPNTQYHIQTDEGPERHFRYQTLNGQYRKEKRLVDGTVIGTEGWLDPLGYLRLKDYVADSNGFRILRSKMVYVGKGRPINDAVAETKRVPPQTGILVDPPRPPNPYRHWKPTSVAPLVENDISSGYYDSTTIRPRVFSTNNAYYNTNRAGYSQHPDSRYNLIQRSDNGDNARYSNLKNNFQVSAPVSRGGVARYPLYDGTHTTANGFQYYLKRQYHEEEQEPTGSNVGSFGYVDPFGIRRVIYYKTDPHTGGFVHQKNNKFVGLSGTPYDPSPPRPPRGTQKYKQQ from the exons ATGCGGCTCGCACCATTGGCATTGTCTTTCGCG GTAACAGTACTATGCCTGAATACGGGGAGTGCGGATAATAATAGCGGCTGGAGCTTCGTCCCAAACACACAGTACCATATCCAGACTGACGAAGGTCCGGAAAGACATTTTCGTTATCAAACGTTAAATGGACAATACAGGAAAGAAAAGAGGTTAGTGGATGGTACAGTGATTGGCACAGAAGGCTGGTTGGATCCTCTGGGGTACCTGCGTCTCAAAGACTATGTAGCTGATAGCAATGGATTTCGCATCCTCAG GTCGAAAATGGTGTACGTGGGGAAAGGTCGACCAATTAACGACGCTGTGGCCGAAACGAAGAGAGTGCCACCCCAAACTGGGATTCTCGTGGACCCCCCACGACCTCCTAACCCCTACAG ACATTGGAAACCGACCAGCGTTGCGCCgttagtcgaaaatgacataagCTCGGGATATTACGACAGCACCACCATCAGACCTCGAGTGTTTTCGACTAACAATGCCTATTACAATACAAATCGAGCAGGCTATTCCCAGCATCCTGACAGCCGTTACAACCTCATTCAACGTTCTGACAATGGCGACAATGCTCGCTACAGCAACCTGAAAAATAATTTCCAAGTGTCTGCGCCAGTGTCTCGAGGCGGTGTTGCCAGGTATCCTCTTTACGACGGGACGCACACCACTGCCAATGGATTCCAGTATTACCTAAAACGACAGTATCATGAGGAGGAACAGGAGCCAACAGGCTCCAACGTTGGATCGTTCGGTTACGTCGATCCGTTTGGCATCAGGAgagtaatttattataaaacggACCCACACACTGGTGGCTTTGTTCATCAGAAAAACAACAAGTTCGTGGGCCTTTCTGGAACACCATACGACCCGTCGCCCCCAAGACCCCCACGGGGTACCCAGAAATACAAACAGCAATAA